In the genome of Drosophila yakuba strain Tai18E2 chromosome 3R, Prin_Dyak_Tai18E2_2.1, whole genome shotgun sequence, one region contains:
- the LOC6537722 gene encoding biogenesis of lysosome-related organelles complex 1 subunit 5 isoform X2, with protein sequence MRYSGVALVRWHFSCDSCRRMKIMISQVGRELYKVPLRILDHRVFVNGEIEAFLENFEVRRNDSEVEKLFQVTETVGSLRYDLSRCSATGSGSGTENLAQLDTEVNHLLDGVNALLAKAKVERTVSQHPVAGGAIGT encoded by the exons ATGCGATACAGTGGCGTAGCCCTGGTTCGATGGCATTTCTCATGTGACAGCTGTAGGCGAATGAAAATAATGATAAGCCAAGTCGGACGAG AGCTCTACAAGGTGCCGCTCCGCATTTTAGACCATCGCGTGTTTGTTAACGGCGAGATCGAGGCTTTTCTCGAGAACTTCGAGGTGCGGCGCAACGACAGCGAAGTGGAGAAACTTTTCCAGGTCACCGAGACAGTGGGATCTCTGAGGTACGATCTCTCCCGGTGCAGTGCAaccggcagcggcagcggaaCCGAGAACCTCGCCCAACTGGACACGGAGGTCAACCATCTGCTGGACGGGGTCAACGCACTCTTGGCGAAAGCGAAGGTGGAACGAACTGTTA GCCAGCACCCAGTTGCAGGAGGCGCGATTGGCACGTGA
- the LOC6537722 gene encoding biogenesis of lysosome-related organelles complex 1 subunit 5 isoform X1 — protein MRYSGVALVRWHFSCDSCRRMKIMISQVGRELYKVPLRILDHRVFVNGEIEAFLENFEVRRNDSEVEKLFQVTETVGSLRYDLSRCSATGSGSGTENLAQLDTEVNHLLDGVNALLAKAKVERTASTQLQEARLAREQRRAEFLTNLEHGYRRIENSFEEKEEEITELYSDLQLKLNIAK, from the exons ATGCGATACAGTGGCGTAGCCCTGGTTCGATGGCATTTCTCATGTGACAGCTGTAGGCGAATGAAAATAATGATAAGCCAAGTCGGACGAG AGCTCTACAAGGTGCCGCTCCGCATTTTAGACCATCGCGTGTTTGTTAACGGCGAGATCGAGGCTTTTCTCGAGAACTTCGAGGTGCGGCGCAACGACAGCGAAGTGGAGAAACTTTTCCAGGTCACCGAGACAGTGGGATCTCTGAGGTACGATCTCTCCCGGTGCAGTGCAaccggcagcggcagcggaaCCGAGAACCTCGCCCAACTGGACACGGAGGTCAACCATCTGCTGGACGGGGTCAACGCACTCTTGGCGAAAGCGAAGGTGGAACGAACT GCCAGCACCCAGTTGCAGGAGGCGCGATTGGCACGTGAACAACGCCGGGCGGAGTTTCTTACCAATTTGGAGCACGGCTATCGTCGCATCGAGAACTCGTTTGAAGAAAAGGAGGAGGAAATCACAGAGCTCTACTCGGATttgcaactgaaactgaacaTTGCCAAGTAA
- the LOC6537723 gene encoding transmembrane protein 199, with amino-acid sequence MLKSTIVDARVRLVPSKKLLDFLDAQKEHFQQVPENVAKIMKQNGHTLPIRIKIIKDAGLVHKRPKIDYDLLKKLTENLPDTPKESAKDQPESEPEAEVKDSNDEESPKQVKYFLYLNDLHWLSNTLAELRRQDHCQVFLHQLIESCDLLLPENEMKPRNPELEARCQRLRAEQHNRDYLKMTKNVDAGLKHYPEDTISYQIKSLNKQIIAVVQFIFSVAAGFTFGFFGVNLMVGPLPFGFRILLGVIVALIIALAEMYFLAKKLHEYDEVLDAPKRKPQPTTPTKRKVVSTPPADGSQVQTLKPHAD; translated from the exons ATGCTGAAGTCAACGATCGTGGATGCTCGGGTGCGCCTTGTGCCGTCGAAGAAGCTGCTGGATTTTCTGGATGCCCAAAAGGAGCACTTCCAGCAGGTGCCCGAAAATGTGGCCAAGATTATGAAGCAAAATGGCCACACACTACCTATCCGCATTAAGATAATCAAGGATGCCGGCTTGGTCCACAAACGTCCAAAAATCGATTACGATCTGCTGAAAAAACTCACTGAAAATCTACCCGACACACCCAAAGAATCCGCTAAGGATCAACCGGAATCGGAACCAGAGGCAGAGGTCAAGGATAGTAATGATGAAGAGTCACCAAAGCAGGTGAAATATTTCTTGTACCTAAACGACCTGCACTGGCTCTCAAACACGCTGGCTGAACTGCGCCGTCAGGATCACTGCCAAGTCTTTCTGCACCAACTGATTGAGTCCTGCGATCTGCTCCTGCCCGAGAACGAAATGAAGCCGCGCAATCCTGAGTTGGAAGCTCGCTGTCAACGTCTTCGCGCAGAGCAGCACAATCGGGATTACCTCAAAATGACCAAGAATGTGGATGCCGGATTAAAACACTACCCAGAGGACACAATCAGCTATCAGA TTAAGAGCCTTAATAAGCAAATCATTGCCGTGGTGCAGTTCATCTTCTCCGTGGCCGCTGGCTTCACGTTCGGCTTCTTTGGCGTCAATTTGATGGTGGGTCCGCTGCCTTTCGGCTTTCGCATCTTGCTGGGCGTGATTGTGGCGCTCATCATAGCCCTGGCTGAGATGTACTTCCTGGCCAAGAAGCTCCACGAGTACGACGAGGTTTTGGACGCTCCCAAACGTAAGCCGCAGCCAACGACGCCAACAAAACGCAAGGTGGTCAGCACTCCGCCGGCCGATGGAAGTCAAGTCCAGACGTTGAAACCCCATGCTGACTAG
- the LOC6537724 gene encoding zinc finger protein-like 1 homolog, with protein MGLCKCPKRLVTNQFCFEHRVNVCEHCMVQSHPKCIVQSYLQWLRDSDYISNCTLCSTTLEQGDCVRLVCYHVFHWDCLNARQAALPANTAPRGHQCPACTVEIFPNANLVSPVADALKSFLSQVNWGRNGLGLALLSEEQSSSLKAIKPKVASQAAVSNMTKVHHIHSGGERERTKPNGHDAVSPHSVLLMDAFNPPSAGDYASSRRPLLPRQPPIGGTDRDDNKYQRRTPAELFSRWTRRFYAPSSRPPCRRTWFLVTAGIFAFVLFVYLMAWLGRGGSDAVDEGWNNPNPQPNHYE; from the exons ATGGGTTTGTGCAAGTGCCCCAAGCGCCTGGTGACCAACCAGTTTTGCTTTGAGCACCGAGTCAATGTTTGCGAACACTGTATGGTTCAGTCTCATCCAAAG TGCATTGTGCAGTCGTATCTGCAGTGGCTGCGGGACAGCGACTACATCTCCAACTGCACTCTGTGCAGCACCACATTGGAGCAGGGTGATTGTGTGCGCCTCGTCTGCTACC ATGTTTTCCACTGGGACTGCCTGAACGCTCGCCAAGCTGCACTGCCTGCCAACACAGCCCCTCGGGGTCACCAGTGCCCCGCCTGCACTGTGGAGATCTTTCCCAACGCCAACCTGGTCTCGCCGGTGGCCGATGCTCTGAAGAGTTTCCTGTCGCAGGTTAACTGGGGCAGGAATGGCCTGGGACTTGCCCTG CTCTCCGAGGAGCAGAGCAGCAGCTTGAAGGCCATTAAGCCTAAGGTGGCCAGCCAGGCGGCCGTCAGCAACATGACCAAAGTGCACCACATCCATTCCGGTGGCGAGCGAGAGCGCACGAAGCCCAATGGCCATGACGCCGTGAGTCCACATTCCGTGCTCCTGATGGATGCATTTAATCCCCCAAGTGCGGGCGACTACG CCAGCAGCCGAAGACCGTTGCTGCCCCGTCAGCCGCCAATTGGTGGTACCGATCGAGACGATAACAAGTACCAGCGCCGCACTCCTGCGGAACTGTTCTCGCGATGGACACGCCGCTTCTATGCGCCTTCCTCCAGGCCTCCGTGTCGTCGCACTTGGTTCCTGGTGACCGCCGGAATCTTTGCCTTTGTCTTGTTCGTCTACCTTATGGCCTGGCTGGGACGTGGCGGATCTGACGCCGTGGACGAGGGCTGGAATAACCCCAATCCGCAGCCGAACCACTACGAATAG